The Vibrio syngnathi DNA window ATCGAAGAAATCTACAGTGTTAGTTGCAATGTCCCAGTGCTCTTCGCCACGAGTACCAGAGATAACGCCCGCAAGCATCATTTCTTGGCGCATGCCGTTTTCAGCCGTTGCTTCAGGGATGAAACGTAGGCCTGATTCGAATAGACGAACGCGAGACTGTTGACGCTTCTGGTTGTGAACCACTGTGTTTAGAAGACCTTGGATTAGGCCAAGACGCATTGCTGACATATCCGCAGAGATTGGGAATGGCAGGATTAGCGGCTCAACACCCGGTACAACCAATTTTTGCTGTTCTGGTTCTACGAAGCTGTATGTGATTGCTTCGTGGTAGCCACGGTCTACAAGAAGGTCACGAACGCGCTTAAGCGGTTGGTTAGCTTCTTTGTGGTCATTCATTTTAAGTGCCGCTTTAGGCGCTTGGTTTGGAATGTTATCGTAACCGTAGATACGACCTACTTCTTCAATTAGGTCTTGCTCGATTGCGATATCAAAACGCCAAGATGGAGACGTTGCCGTCCAACCAGCTTCTGTGCTTTCTGTATTTTCAACAACAGTAACGCCACAACCTAGGCGAGTAAGAATTTCCACTACGTCTGTAGATGGGATTTCGTGACCTAGTAGGCTGTCTAGCTTAGCGCGACGTAGAGCAACTACGTTTGCTTTAGGAAGATCAGCTTCAGATTCGCTGCCGTTTACTGGCGCAACTTCACCACCACAGATTTCAACTAGAAGCTGTGTTGCACGCTCCATTGCTGCTGCTTGAAGCGTTGAATCAACACCACGTTCGAAACGTAGAGAAGAATCTGTGTGAAGGCCGTAAGCACGTGCGCGACCACGGATGTGATCCGGTGCGAAGAACGCCGCTTCAAGAAGTACGTCTGTCGTTTCAGTCGTAACACCTGAATCTTGACCGCCAAAGATACCTGCGATTGCTAGTGCTTTGTTTTGGTCTGCGATAACAAGTGTGTTGCTGTTTAGTTCAGCTTCGTTGCCATCTAGAAGTGTTAGCTTTTCGCCCTGCTCTGCTAGACGAACCACGATACCGCCTTCGATCTTAGCAAGATCAAATGCGTGCATTGGTTGGCCTTGCTCTAGCATCACGTAGTTTGTGATGTCTACAACTGGGTCGATTGAACGAATACCACAACGGCGCAGTTTTTCTTGCATCCAGATTGGAGATTCCGCTTTCACGTTTACGTTCTTAACCACACGGCCAAGGTAACGTGGACAAGCATCAGTTGCTTTGATTTCAACAGATACTGTGTCTTCAATGCTTGTTGCAACAGCTTCAACTGTTGGCTCTGTAACGTCTGCGCGGTTTAGTACGCCAACTTCACGAGCAAGGCCACGGATGCTGAAGCAGTCTGCGCGGTTTGCTGTTAGGTCTACGTCGATAGTTACGTCGTTAAGCTCAAGAAGCTCACGAACGTCCATACCTAGCGCTGTGCCTTCTGGCAGCTCAAGGATGCCGTCAGACTCTACGTCGATACCTAGCTCAGAGAAAGAACAAAGCATGCCGTGCGATGGAACGCCACGTAGTTTTGCTTTCTTGATTTTGAAGTCACCAGGAAGTACTGCGCCAACTGTTGCTACTGCTACAGTTAGGCCAAGACGACAGTTAGATGCACCACAAACGATGTCTAAAAGTTCTTTATTACCTTCTGCATCAACAGCGCCGATATCAATTTTAGTTACTTGTAGTTTGTCTGCGTCTGGGTGCTGACCGCACTCAACCACTTTACCTACTTTAACGCCGGTGAATTCACCAGCAACAGGTTCTACATCGTCAACTTCCAAACCAGCCATAGTGATTTGGTGAGCTAGCTCTTCGCTGTTAATTGCAGGTTTAACCCACTCGCGTAGCCAAGATTCACTGAATTTCATAGTTTTGACTGCCCCGGATTACTTGAATTGTTTAAGGAAACGAAGGTCGTTCTCGAAGAACGCACGAAGGTCATTTACGCCGTAACGAAGCATCGTTAGACGCTCTACACCCATACCGAATGCAAAACCAGAGTATTTCTCAGGGTCGATGCCAACAGAGCGAAGTACGTTAGGGTGAACCATGCCACAACCTAGAACTTCTAGCCATTTGCCATCTTTACGTTTCACGTCAACTTCAGCTGAAGGCTCTGTGAACGGGAAGAATGAAGGACGGAAACGCACTTCAACTTCTTCTTCAAAGAAGTTACAAAGGAAATCGTTAAGAATGCCTTTAAGTTGTGCAAAGTTTACGTTCTCATCAACTAACATACCTTCCACTTGGTGGAACATTGGCGTGTGAGTTTGATCGTAGTCGTTACGGTAAACACGACCCGGAGCAATGAAGCGGAATGGCGGTTTGCCGTTTTCCATCGTACGGATTTGAACACCAGAAGTGTGCGTACGTAGCATTAGATCAGGGTTGAAGAAGAAAGTATCGTGATCAGTACGAGCTGGGTGATCGTCTGCGATGTTTAGTGCATCAAAGTTGTGGAATGCATCTTCGATCTCAGGGCCAGACTCAGTGCTAAAGCCAAGCTCACCAAAGAACTGTTCGATACGTTCAACTGTACGAGTCACTGGGTGAAGACCACCGTTCTCAATGCGACGACCTGGTAGGCTCACATCGATAGTTTCTTCAGCTAGTTTCGCTTCAAGCTCTGCACGTTGAAGTGCGTCTTTACGAGCTGCGATCGCTTGTTGAACAGCACCTTTCGCTTTGTTGATCTCTTGACCAGCAGTGCGACGCTCTTCAGGTGGAAGTTTACCTAGGCTTTGTAGTTGAAGAGTGAGTTCACCCTTCTTACCTAAATACTGAACTCGCACTTCATCAAGTGCGACTAACGAATCTGCTGTATCAATAGCAGTCGTTGCATTAGCAATGATCTCTTCTAGATGTTGCATCATTTCCTCATCTACCAGTTGGTAGTGTCCGTATCGGATGATTAGTTTTTTTAGATAGCTACACATAGTAATCAAACACGCTAACAATGCCAAATTGAATCGTTAAAAGAGCAAGTTATTGACTAAAAACACGGCAAATTTAACAGGATATTAATGAGGAGTAAGAAGAAGTGGAACAATTACTGGTTCCACTGCTTAATTTGGAAATGACCTGAACGCTAAATCTGAATCGAACAAACGCTGTTCTTCCCCGCGTTTTTCGCTAAATAGACGGACTCATCGGCGGCTTTAATCAAATCATTCATTGAGCCGAATTCTTCGGTTATTTCAGCGACACCGACACTAATACTGCCAATCCAAACTTGATTACTGGTTTCAACCTCTAATTCAGACACTTGCTGTCGAGCGGTTTCCGCGATGTACATCCCACCTTTAAGGTCAGTATCTGGGCAGATTACCAAGAACTCATCGCCACCTAACCGGCAAACAATATCATCATTACGGAACGTGTTTTTCAGTTCACGCGAGAGGGTTTTTAGCACCAAGTCGCCTGCATCATGACCGCTAGTGTCATTAATGCGCTTGAAGTGGTCGGCATCAATCATAATGCACACCAAAGGCATGCCCAGTTCTTTGGAGTCTTGCCAATGCAGCGCTAACTGTTTAAAAGCACTACGACGGTTATGCAAATTAGTGAGAGAGTCGGTTAATGACAGCTCTTCAAGTCTCTTGTTCGCTCTTTTTAATTCTGCGGTGCGTTCCTCAACTTTATCTTCGAGTAACTGGTTGAAGCGTAACAACTGCTTATTGCGTTCAGAGACTTGCTCAAATAAGCCTTTAAGAGCCGCCAACAAAGGCACAGTCGAAGAGTCTTGCTGCTTTTCTTCCGCTTCAAAGGCTTGCAGAGGTGTCGCGCCCTCTTCTATGGCGGTCATTTGTCGCGCCATGTTTTGGTCGATGCCGAGGATGTGGTAAGCAAGCCAATGAATGAGGAAGTCCAGTAGCTGACGTGCGGACACCTGATCTTCTTCCAAGATGAAAGCTTGCATGCTGTAGATATCTTGCATAAATACACGATGAACTTTGATGTGTTCTTCGATGTGAGAGCGATATAAATTACGAGCTCTCATCAAAGATTCTTCTTCTTTAAAGTGAAACTCGGCATAGCTCGTGAGATCGAGTAAAGCGATGCTAATATCTTCGATTGAGATAGTGTTTTCAGACAGTAAATTGCCATAGTGGTTGATAAAACCGACGAGGTATTGATGTTGTTCATCTACGACACCAATGCCTGTTTCGAAGTATCTATTCCAAGTAAATGAATTCATAAATCCCTTAACGCCCAAATCACACTTGTTTACCGGCAGTTACCAGTAGTCAAAAGCATGCATATGTAGAGGTTATATATACATGTAAAATATAACCATACTACCTGTAGGCCTACCTGATTGCTTGCTCCTTTTATAGAAAGATGACTTCGATCTCTACAAATATAAATTAACACTGGGTTTGGGGCGTTCAATTCAACAAGAACACCCCAATAAACCAACATTAACTTAACTTATTGAAAATACTAAAAGTAATATTCCAACGCCACCTCTATAAAATCGTCTTTGCGGGCGAAGAACAACAAGTCTTCTGGGGTTTCGTTCTCAAACAACCAAGCGTTGAGTCGCCACTTGAGGTTGTTGTTGATGCGGCTTGATGCTTCCAACTTAGCACTGTAGATATCGCTGTTATCTAAGTCTTGAGTGATGCCTGTAAGCACTTCGGTGCCGTCTTCATCGTTCAAGGCGAAACGAGCACCCAGGAAGACATCGTTTTGACCGATGGTTTGGGCGTTGTTGCCTCGGCTGTCATACAGGTATTCAGCAATGAAGCCGATGTCCCAATACGATTCAAGCGCCCCAACCCAGGTGTATTCAAAGCCTGTCGCGACGCCTGTGTGATTGTCGTAACTGTCGCGATAAATGCTTTCCAGCTTCCACAACCAATCGCCAATAATACCTTGTACATCGAGTCCGAAGTGCTGCATTTGCGCGTAATACGGCTTGAGTTCATTGCCCTCTACACGGTAATAAGGGTCGCGATTTGTGCCGCCTAAGTAGCTTAAACCGACATCCCAATCACCGTACATTTGGCTATAGCGCAGCGCTACATCAACGTGCTTTTCTTCTCTCGAAGATTCGTAAAGCGCATCGTCCGATACAGGCACTGTCGACCTTAATCGACCGTCTTCCCCTGCAAAGGTACGCTCGCGAAAATACGGCAGTAACATGGCATCAATGGTTCCCCAGTCTTTTATCGAGGTGAAGTGCACCATTGGCTGACCTAACTTCGATTCACCATCGACCGATTCAATGGCATCGGTTTGGTTTACCACATCGACCAAGTGCGCCGATTCAGTGACACCCCAGAACACCTTGCCGACACCGGCTCGCAGTTCGTAGTCATCCCAATACGTTAGGTACAGAGCTTCACGAACGTCGCCATGGGTGCGCTCATCATCTTCGCTGTCTAGGCGATAAAACGGGGTGAAGGTAAAGCTGCCGTTGCCCTCCTCTTGCTCCCAGTAAAACTCTGGTTGCAACACCAGTGAGCTTTGTCCTTTATCTTGCCCTTGCAAACCGTCACTAAAGAACTGCCTGTGTTCAAGGTTAACTTGCCCTGCTAGCTCCGGGGTGACCGGTTCTGCGAACTCAGAGCTAAAACCAGCTGCCACACATGGCAACGACACTTGCATTAGCCCAACTGTCGCAGCCAAGGTTAAAGATAACTGCGTTCCTGTTAACACAATCCTTTTCATATTCTTGCCTTACTTTGCACGTTTAAGTGTGTTTTTTTGGAAGTCCTTGTCCTTAAGACCGGTCTGGAACGCTAAATCTGTCGTGGTTAATACGGTGCTTTTACCTGTTTGGTGGTTTTGCATCGACATAGTGTGCGCGCGCCAGTATTGGTTTAGGTATTGTTTGTAATCTTGGAACGAGAGGGTTTTCAACAACGCGCCTTTGCGGTCGTAAAATTCAACCTGAACTGGGCGGTAATATTGCTGGTCTAACCATACCTTTTGCATGGTGTAGCCAGAGTTCTTATCGGTAGGAACTTGCTCTAAAACAAAGGTATCGACACCTTCGATTTTGGCGTCTTCAATGTAGTTAAAGGTGTACTTTTCTAACTCAAACGAGCTCAAGTCTTCATACGCAAATTCACTGCCCATAAACGGGCCAGATTTGTTGCGTGAAGAGATGCGTTTTACACGTTTCAATGCAGGCAGATACAACCATTGGTCATCGGATTTGGTAATGTGTGAATGGTTGAGGAAAGCCGTGCCTTTTACGTCGCGTGGCTCATCAAAAATAGTCAGCCCTTTATCACCATCGTCATCGACTTCTAACGACTTCAATCGCATTAGACGCGAGCTACTTTCGCCTTGTTTGTTGCGAAGTAGCATTTCCATGGTTGCAACAGAATCGCCCCACCCGACATCGACTGCTTTACGTTGCTCGGCAATTTCTAAGCCTTTTGCTGGGTCTGCTAACACTGGGAAGGCTAATAGCGCGCCAATAGTCATCAATGACGTTATGAGTGTTTTCTTTGTAATAAAGTGTTTAAAGCTTTTCATAATGATCTCCTTGAGTCAGCCCACCGCAGTAGGCTGACGATTCCTTATTTGGTTGATGTAGTCAGTTCGGCGGTTGGATTAGCCAGCGACTTGGTGTCAGGCTTTGGTTCGTGTTGAGGTTTATCTGCATAGTGAGTCTGTTTGTCGAAGATCATCAGTAAGCTAGGTAGCAAAATGAAGTCGACCACCAACGCAATGAAAATCACAATCGCACTGAGTAAGCCCATATCGGAATTGAGTCTGAAGCTCGACATCGCCAGTACAGAGAAACCAGCTACAAGCACGACCGTGGTGATCCACAATGCGCGACCGACGGTGTGGAAAGCGTATCGAACCGCTTCTTCTGCTGATTTCCCTTCCATTCTGGCGCGTTGGTATTTACTTAAGAAATGCACCGCATCATCGACAACAATACCCAACGTGAGCGTGACTACGACTGACAAACCCAAGTTGATTTCACCCGAAATAAGCGCCCACAAGCCAAAGCCGATAATCGCCGGGGCAATGTTTGGCACTAGGCTGATCACGCCCAAGCGAACCGAGCGCAATGCGAAGATCATCAAGCCCGAGATAAGCACTAATGTGATAGGCAGAGTTGATAGCATGCTCGCCATGTTGGTTTCGCCAATGTGTGCAAACATCAATGACGGGCTCGACGCCACCACTTCATATTGCGGCGCATTAGCGGCAAACCATGAGTAAATGCGTTCTTCGAGTTCAACCAATTCCACACTGCCTAGGTTGTCCACCGTCAGCACCATTTTGATCGATGATTTATCGACATTGATCTGGTTGTTCAAGTCCAAACCGTACGGCAATGACATCTCGTAAAGCAGTAAGTATTGCGCGGCTAACTCTCGGTTAAGTGGCAGTTGGTAGTAGCTATCGTCATCGCCATGCATGTTCTTATTCAAACGCATGTAAACATCGGAAAGCGTGGCCACATGGTCGGTTTCTGGTTGTACGCGTAGCCAATCGGTAAAGTCACCAATAGCTTGCAAGAACACAGGATCAGCTATCGCTTGAGACTCGTTGGTTTTCACCGCGATACTGATAGTCGTCATGCCACTTACAGTCTCTTCCATGAAATCGGCTGCTTGTCTGAATTCGCTTGAGGTATCGAAATACTTCACCGATTCATCATTCACTTTGTTCAATGGAATTAACGCGGCTGCGCCAACAATCACTAAGGTAGAAATCGGCAGCAGTGCTTTGCGGTTAGCCACCACAAAATCGCCCAGTTTATCCATAAAGGTTACTTTGCTTTCCGCGACTTCATTTGTTGGCAGAGTTTTCACTGGCAAGAGTTTTAACAGCGCAGGAAGCATAGTCACAGAAAGGAAACACGCGATGATCACGCCCAATGCCGACAAGTTACCGAAGTCTCGTAATACGGGAGAATCCGACATGTTCATCATCAAGAAACCAATCGCGGTGGTCACCGAAGTAATCAAAATCGGCATCGCGTTCAGCTTAATACTGTATTGAATGGCTTGTGCTTTCTCCATCCCGCGCTGCATAGCTTGTCTCATGGTCACAATCACGTGAACACAATCGGCAACAGCAAGGGTTAACACTAAGGTAGGTACGTTGACGGTTGCTGTGCTGAGGAACATCCCTGCCCAGCCAGACAAACCCATGGTGGCGACAATCGAAGAGATAATCACAACTAAGGTCGCTACCACGCTAAAGAACGAGCGCAGCATAAAGGTGAGGAACACCAACACCACCAACAGCATTAACGGCACGAGTGTTGAGCTGTCTTCTTGAGCCGACATCATAAACGCGTTGTTCATGGCAATGATGCCTGCCTTGTGGAATTCGACATTCGGGTAATCGGCTTGGTACTTGGCGATCATAGTATTGATAGCCGCGATCACTTCTTGCACTTCCGCGGTTTTATCTACTTCAGGTAATTGCACGGTGACGTTAACAATGGTCACATCACCAGAGGCTGATACTAATGCGTTTTTAAGCAGTGGCTCGTTGAGGGCGATCTGTTTCACTTTGGCGATTCGCTCGGGCGTGTGCTCGTATTCTTCGTACAGCAAATCTTCCACTAACAAGTCATCTTCAATGGCTTCGGTGTGCTGATAATTGGCCAGCGAATCGACACGGCTTGAGTACGGGATCTGCCACGCATCAACCGTGAGGGTTTGAATTAAGGTGAGGGTTTCTGGGGTGAAGACATTGCCATCTTCAGGTGCGACAACAATCGCAAGGTTGTCGGTTTTTGCAAAGGTGGTTTGAATTTCGTCGAACGCCATCAACTGTTTGTTGGTGCCTTCGAAGAATATGTTGTAGTCCCCTCTAAAGTAGAGGTTCTTTGCCCCTAATGCAGAGAGAATGATGATTGAAAAAACCACCAGCAGAACGATAAACGAACGCTTGGTCGGTATTGAGTGCCAACTGTTATTTAGATCCCCGTTTACGCTATCAACGTTACGGTTATCTCGATTTTGGTGATCGAAAGCAGGCTTCTGGCTGTCATGTTCCATCACAGTCTCCATTTGTGACGATTCGTCATAGTTGTGTCTTAAAAAGCCAGCCGGAGCTGACAAAAGACACAATTCTTAGTCATATACTCAAGAAAACCAAAACCACACTAGGCAAACTTAAGTTTATGACGAATCGTCACTAATGGTTATTAATAAACCCACATGAGTGGGCTTAATAGAAGCTTATCGGCCTACCGATTCTAAGTAAGCGACTTCTTCACTGAACAGTTCTTGTTCTACACGGCGCCAGGTTTTGCGGTAATCCCAATCGCTAGAAAGAGGCTGCCAGTTGAGGCCGTCCAAAAGCATGTTCGCGTTGTGTAATACTGAATATGGGTCTTGTAACCGCTTGATACAATGACTGTTTGATGCATTCTGTGACAAGGCATTTGAACCAAATGCGATTGACCAGTTTGCAAACACGATGGCATCGGAACCCACACCTGAAGAGAACTTTAGGTCACCGGCTTCTACTGCTCGGTTTACCATTGAATCGGCTTGTTCGATCACCAACTCTTCCAGTTCGTTCATCTCGGTGACACGTGCACTAGACGCTTTCTCTAGTACCCACGGGCTTTTCGCCATGATCGCGCAAGTTGATAGTACCGGCTCCATGCGAGCATAGATTCGGTAAGCAACGTGCAGTGCGACGATCTTTTCACGTGTGTTGCCTTCAAACTCTCCGGAGCGAGCGAACATCAACGCCTCGGTCTTTAAAGAATGAATACATAACGCTAAAACCACGTCTTCTTTACTGCAAAAGTGATTATATATCGTACCTTTAGAATAAGAGCTCGCCGCCGTCAGCTTATCCATCGTGAGGTTTCCGAACCCTTGTTCTCGAACCAGATCTTTTGCTAACAACATCAATTCTACTTCTCGGTCGGCTATGGATTGCTGCTTCTTAGACAGCACGCCTTTGCAACCAAAGATACTTTGTTTATCGCCTTTACAACCAAAGCCAAACATAATTTTTCAGTCCGTATTTGAGCTTAGCCATTACCTAAGCTTAACCAGTATTAAAAACGCTCCTGTTCAATATATTAACACGAATAGTAAATTCATGTAGTTAACCATTTCGTGACGCTTCGTCATTTCTGACTTATCGTCATAATAGCGCAAATATTGATCATATCAAGGCGTTTCATAAATTAAATTCACTTTATGAATAGATGAGAAAACCATCAATAATCACATCGCTTTACTAACTGGCATAGCATCACTAACCAACATAAGATCAATAACCGACACAACCTCACTAACCAACACAGAAAGAAGCGCCTTAGTTTGGCGAGACCAATACAAGCCCATTACGCTGTCTTCATCTAAATAGAGCATGATGGTTTAGGATAGTCAGCTATTCGAGCCGAATGGAGGGGACGTAAACCACGAGAATGAGTGAGTTCAGGTTCACTTTTTGGTGCAGACCTCTCCTTATGGTTAATATTTGGCTTACTAATGCCGTTTTCGACTAAGTTGCTATAAATTAAGTAAGGGGTGACTTACAATAGTGACAACGACTTACCTTTTTTGAGAACACGATATTGAGCGCCAAATATTCTTATTTAGCTTGGCAAGTGAATACTTCTAGCCCAGCAGAAAAGCTCGTTTTATTGATGCTTGCAGACGGTGCTGACGAATTCGGCTACACCAATGTGTGCCTACAAACAGCAGGTCAACTTTGTGCTCTCTCTACGTTTGGTTTAGCCGACTGTCTTAAGTGTTTAGTCGACCAAGGTTTTCTCGATAAGATAAAAGTAGATTATCGAGATCAAAAAGAGATTCACGTTTTCAAAATGCTCATTGAGCAAGAGCAAGCTACGGCGCACGTTGAGGTTCAACCGACCAACAGTATTCCGGTCTACTCTACGGCACCTGCACCTGCACCTGCACCTGCACCTGCACCTGCACCTGCACCTGCACCTGCACCCAAGTTTCAGCCTGCTCCGGCACCGATGCAACACATGCAACATGCCCCTCGCCCACAAGGCCGAGGCTCAATGAACAGCAACACCGTCTCTACTCATGATCTCAACGAAGAAGAGATACCATCATGGGCAGAACGCGCGTTTAAATTCTCCGGTTTGACCGGTGACCATAGTTTAGTATGGAAGAAATTTGTCCTCTGGTATAAAGCCAAAGCCAATGAATTAATGCCATTATCTCGGATTGAATCCAAGCTGCAGTACTGGCTAGTTAACGAGAAGCAAAATGAAAGACAACAACAGCAGAAGACCTCTCAATATTCAGGAAATGCAGGACAAGCTCAAGGAAATGGGTATAGACAAAAGCTTAGCCCATCTGAACGCTTCAGGCAGCAGCTCATTCAAAAAGGCAAAAAGCCAACCTTCTGAGCCAGCATCACCTGTTGTTTCTGACTCTACAGGCTCAGTCTTACCTGAAGTGATTGAAGCACAGAGCACTGAAGTCGCGACACCCAATGCTGCGAGCACGGGTTCGTCTCAACAAGTGCCTGTTGTTGACCAAGATCCCGCTGAATTGGAGCTCACGGATTGGTGTATCCATGTGTTCGGTTCTTTCTTGAGCGTGTACGAAACTCAATGGGAATACCAATACGGTAGTGAGCCAAGCGGAAAGTTTCTTGAGTTTGCGCACTCTGTAGACTCAGACGGCCTTAATCGTGTGCTAATGCACTGTCATGAGCGTATTCAACTAGGTAACAGCTGGCCGCCACAAATGGGTGAGCTTTGGATCCTGAAGGATTCACTAACAGAAGAAGAGCTGCTTGATAGCCGCATTCGCGTGTTATCACGCACTGCCGTTAACAACATTGAAAAATGGCTTATCCAAAACAAACTATACGACTTGAAGCGCACCGCTGAAAACAAGTTGGATGGCCTGTTTAAGAAGTACTATTTGGAAGCGAAGCGTTTAGATGAGAAAGGCATGCTAGAAACTGAATTACCGCAGTTCCTTCTTGCTGCTAACTCGGTAAAGAACCTGAACGATTTAAAACGTGAAGAGTACGAAAGCCAACACGGCAAAGCGATTAACCCGAGAATTCAAAAGATTCTAAACAGTAAAAAGTAACTGTTCGCGCTACTGCTATGGTCTATGGTCTATGGTCTATGGTCTATGGTCTATGGTCTATGGTCTATGGTCTATGGTCTATGGTCTATGGTCAGAAAATACCGTCAAGATTACCCGGTCAATAGATACAAAAATGCCAGCTATCAAGCTGGCATTTTTTATGAGTTTTACTAACCCATCAAACAATTATCCGACCGCTATTTACGATCGCCTTACTGATTAATTACAGTAGGTGGATAGTTGCGTTTAGAGAGAAAACGCCTGAGTCGTCATCTTTCATGTTGAAGTTTTGGTAGCTAGCGCCTACAGATAGTGGACCAAAGATGAAGTATTCTGCGCCTACACCGTACATGATATCAACTTCGTCTTGCTTGAAGCCGTTCGCTTTAAGCTCGTAAGAGTGAAGACCACCCTTCGCGTAAACGTGAAGAGGACCAAAATCGATGCTTGGTTTGATTGCTAGGTAAGTTGTGCTTGCGTCTAGTTTAGTCAGTGTTTGGTTGCCGTATTTAACACTGTCGAAAGAACCTAGATCCCAGTAACCCGCTTCAACACCAATAAATGGAAGGATGCCCGTACCCACGTGGATACCCATTGCTGTCTCTTCTTTATTACCTAATGAGTTTTGACCACCCATTGCGCCGCCGTACAACCAAGAATCAGCCATCGCTGTTGAAGATGCACCTAGCAGTGCTAGAGCCAATAACGTTTTTTTCATATTCGACCTTTTTCGTCCTGTTGGCAGGCCTTGTGTGGTAATAAATTGCCACCAAGTCGCCCTGTATGTAATAACTATTCAATTAGTAATGCAATATGCAAGATTTATACCCAAACCTTGCCATTGCGTCTAGCTTTATTCGTTTAGCAAGCATCAATCGCGTTTTTAACACGCTTATCTGATACTGGGTAAGGTGTGCCGAGTTGCTGTGCGAAGAAGCTTACACGAAGCTCTTCTATCATCCAACGCACCTCTTTTACATTTTCTGGAACCGCGATCCCTTTTGGGATTTTATTCAGCAGCTCTTTGTAATTATTCATTACTGACTCAACTTTGATCATATGAAGACGATCTTTGTTCGGGTCAATCGGCAGTTTCTCCATTCGACGCTCTATCGCTTTCATATAGCGTAGAATATCCGGCAAGCGTTTCCACCCGCATTCTGTGGCAAAGCCCTTAAAAATCAAACCTTCTATTTGAGCTTTAATGTCTGAAAGCGCAAATGCCATGGAAAGATCCACACGCCCTTTGAGCTTCTTGCTGATGCTGAATGCCGTGGTTAAGATGGTTTCAACCTGTTGAGCGATCTCAACAACTGTGTCATCCAACTCTGCACGTACGTGTTCTTTCAGAGCTTCAAACTGCTCTGGCTCCCAAACTATGCCGCCCTTCTGCTCAATCAGCTTATCAATACCACAAGCGATACAGTCATCGATAAGATCGAGCACCTGTCCGTATGGGTTGAAGTACAAACCAAGCTTAGATTTGTTCGGTAAATTCGAGTGCAAGTATTTGATCGGCGATGGTACGTTCAACAGAATTAAACGACGCTGACCCGATTTCATTGCAGTGATCTGCTCTTGCTCAGTTTCGAACAATTTGATTTCTACGCTGTCTTTGGTGTCCACCAGTGCTGGGAAGGCTTTAACATCATAGCCACCACGTTTCTGTTGGTAGACTTTTGGTAACTCACCAAAGCTCCACGT harbors:
- a CDS encoding efflux RND transporter permease subunit, translated to MSAPAGFLRHNYDESSQMETVMEHDSQKPAFDHQNRDNRNVDSVNGDLNNSWHSIPTKRSFIVLLVVFSIIILSALGAKNLYFRGDYNIFFEGTNKQLMAFDEIQTTFAKTDNLAIVVAPEDGNVFTPETLTLIQTLTVDAWQIPYSSRVDSLANYQHTEAIEDDLLVEDLLYEEYEHTPERIAKVKQIALNEPLLKNALVSASGDVTIVNVTVQLPEVDKTAEVQEVIAAINTMIAKYQADYPNVEFHKAGIIAMNNAFMMSAQEDSSTLVPLMLLVVLVFLTFMLRSFFSVVATLVVIISSIVATMGLSGWAGMFLSTATVNVPTLVLTLAVADCVHVIVTMRQAMQRGMEKAQAIQYSIKLNAMPILITSVTTAIGFLMMNMSDSPVLRDFGNLSALGVIIACFLSVTMLPALLKLLPVKTLPTNEVAESKVTFMDKLGDFVVANRKALLPISTLVIVGAAALIPLNKVNDESVKYFDTSSEFRQAADFMEETVSGMTTISIAVKTNESQAIADPVFLQAIGDFTDWLRVQPETDHVATLSDVYMRLNKNMHGDDDSYYQLPLNRELAAQYLLLYEMSLPYGLDLNNQINVDKSSIKMVLTVDNLGSVELVELEERIYSWFAANAPQYEVVASSPSLMFAHIGETNMASMLSTLPITLVLISGLMIFALRSVRLGVISLVPNIAPAIIGFGLWALISGEINLGLSVVVTLTLGIVVDDAVHFLSKYQRARMEGKSAEEAVRYAFHTVGRALWITTVVLVAGFSVLAMSSFRLNSDMGLLSAIVIFIALVVDFILLPSLLMIFDKQTHYADKPQHEPKPDTKSLANPTAELTTSTK
- a CDS encoding TetR/AcrR family transcriptional regulator, with protein sequence MFGFGCKGDKQSIFGCKGVLSKKQQSIADREVELMLLAKDLVREQGFGNLTMDKLTAASSYSKGTIYNHFCSKEDVVLALCIHSLKTEALMFARSGEFEGNTREKIVALHVAYRIYARMEPVLSTCAIMAKSPWVLEKASSARVTEMNELEELVIEQADSMVNRAVEAGDLKFSSGVGSDAIVFANWSIAFGSNALSQNASNSHCIKRLQDPYSVLHNANMLLDGLNWQPLSSDWDYRKTWRRVEQELFSEEVAYLESVGR
- a CDS encoding outer membrane beta-barrel protein is translated as MKKTLLALALLGASSTAMADSWLYGGAMGGQNSLGNKEETAMGIHVGTGILPFIGVEAGYWDLGSFDSVKYGNQTLTKLDASTTYLAIKPSIDFGPLHVYAKGGLHSYELKANGFKQDEVDIMYGVGAEYFIFGPLSVGASYQNFNMKDDDSGVFSLNATIHLL